CCAGATAAGCGCTATGGAAGTTATACCTGAATAAATTGGATTCTGTAGGGCCGGAAAGAAAGTTGATAAGTAATCCACACCGGTAATCGCGATGGCAATGTTGCCTATCCAGTTGGCGTGGTAGTAGAGAAGGCCGGATTGGTAGCCCAAAATAGGCGCAACTTCTCCGGCATAGGCGATAGGACCACCCTCTTGCGGGTCTTCCATACCAAGTCTGGAGAAAACGTACGCAAGTGCCAGCGCTCCAACTAAGGCAATACCCCAGCCGATGACAGAAATACTGCCGATGGCAGCTAAGTTTGCCGGAAGCAGAGCTATTCCCGAACCCATCATGTTTCCGGCAACAACTGCGGTACACGCAATTACGCCCATTTTTTTGTGTTCAGCTGTGGCCATTTTGCATCTCCTTCTCGTCGTTAAATTACAAAATTTGAAATATTCTCTAGTTAATAATTTTAAGGTTCAATCGTAACAGGTGAAACAGCAGCAGCTTGTAAGCTGAGTTCTATTTGTGATTTTCTACGCATAGCGCGGTGATAGAAAACCAAAGGAACCAACGTGAAAACAATCACTCCTGTGAGTAGAAAACCTACATAGTAAATTGACGACCACATCCCTTGCGAGCGAACAGCGTGGGGCGGAATAAAGCCAAACCCGATAACGAACAAACAGGTAACCATTGCAACGGATGACACGATCCATATACCAAGTTTTCCGCCGGGAATTGTATAACCGCGCTTAACTTCGGGATGCGTGTAACGAAGCTTGATAGCTGCTGCAAACATCAGCAGATACATAATGAGGTATAGCTGAGCTGCAAGAGCACTCATAAGCATGAACGCGCTACTGACTGTCGGCATATACAAAATTACAAGTGAGAGAATTGCGGAAAGGCTCGTCTGGATAATTAAAATATTTGTAGGTATTCCGTACTTATTAACCTTCTCCCATGATTTAGGAAGATAGCCTTCTTTCGCAACGACACGGATACCTTTAGACGGGCCGACCATCCATGTAACAACCATGGTCAGTGCGCCATAAGCGAGTAGAAAACATATGATCGGAGTCATAAACGGCATGTGATGAATCTGGAATAGCTTATCAAAAGCCTGGCATACTCCAGCACTGAGACTTACGCCGCCAGCTGGAATAACCATGGCAATTGCAAGAGATCCTAAAGTGGAAAGGGCTATAATGATTGCACAAGCCGCAAAAATGGCCTTGGGGTAATTCTTAGCAGGATTTTCAACTTCATTAACATGAACCGCAGACATCTCCATACCGAGAAATGAAACAAGCATAGCTGCAAGAAGCATCAACTGTTGCAAACTGTCCATATTTGGAATCATTGCGGAAGCTGAAAAGGTTATCTCTAGAGGCTTTCCGGATATAACATGCACAATGCCTAGAATAATAATCAAAATTCCCGGGATGATGGTTCCCACTATAGCGCCGGATGAACTGAAAAAAGCCGAAAGTTTCATATCTCTAAAGTTCAAAAAGGTTGTAACCCAAAGCGCAACCTGAATAACTCCCACAATAAACCATTTGTTCTCAGCAAGAGCTGGATCAAAAGTGTAGGCAATGGCCGATGCTCCGAAAGCAAGTACTGCCGGAAACCACGGGAGATTTTCAACCCATTGCATAAAGATCGCGACAAATCCCCACTTGGGACCGAAGGCTTCCTTCACCCACAAGTATACACCACCCTCGCCCCGCCAGCCGGAAGCAAGCTCCGCTGATACCAGAGCAGAAGGAATGAAGAAGCATAGTGACGCAACGGTCAGATAGAAAATTAGCGACCAGCCATACTCAGCAAGGCCCGGCAATGCACGAAGCGACATAATAGCCGCCACGTTGATCATCATCAGGGTGAATACGCTTAATTTACTGGATTTCTTTGGTTTGATTGATTCAGCCATTATATTTTGGGGCCTGATTGCTCTTAAAAATATGAGTCCTTAAAAGCTTGTCTCTAAGGACTCATATTTAAATTATTAATTTGTTTAACAGGGACGTTCGCATATCCCTAATAAACCGCAATTATTAGCAGTTTATTTCTTTACGCACATAGTTCTGAAGTACTTTTTACCTTCACGCTCAATGCGCTCAACTCCGTGAATATCACTTTCGTATCCGGGGAATATGTTCTCGAAATCCTGACGTGCTTCAAGGTATTCATAAATAGCGTCAGCTTTCTCATTCAAGATTTCCCCGCCCATAATTACTGGGATACCGGGAGGGTAAGGGACAACCATTACAGCAGGAATGCGGCCCTTCATATTAGCAAGCTCTACATATTCAACATTCTTACGAACAACTGAATGGTAAGCTTCCGAAGGTTTCATTGCCTGATCTGGAATTACCTGAAATGCAGCTTGCATTTTGTCGATTAGCTTGTGTTCTTTGTAGTAGTTGTGGATGGCGTTACAATGATCTTTCAACCCAACTTTTGCATATGCTTCAGGGAAGCTCTGTACTAGGTCCGGCTGAACTTGGACCAGAGGAGTGTTCGCATCGTATAG
The sequence above is a segment of the Maridesulfovibrio frigidus DSM 17176 genome. Coding sequences within it:
- a CDS encoding amino acid permease, whose protein sequence is MAESIKPKKSSKLSVFTLMMINVAAIMSLRALPGLAEYGWSLIFYLTVASLCFFIPSALVSAELASGWRGEGGVYLWVKEAFGPKWGFVAIFMQWVENLPWFPAVLAFGASAIAYTFDPALAENKWFIVGVIQVALWVTTFLNFRDMKLSAFFSSSGAIVGTIIPGILIIILGIVHVISGKPLEITFSASAMIPNMDSLQQLMLLAAMLVSFLGMEMSAVHVNEVENPAKNYPKAIFAACAIIIALSTLGSLAIAMVIPAGGVSLSAGVCQAFDKLFQIHHMPFMTPIICFLLAYGALTMVVTWMVGPSKGIRVVAKEGYLPKSWEKVNKYGIPTNILIIQTSLSAILSLVILYMPTVSSAFMLMSALAAQLYLIMYLLMFAAAIKLRYTHPEVKRGYTIPGGKLGIWIVSSVAMVTCLFVIGFGFIPPHAVRSQGMWSSIYYVGFLLTGVIVFTLVPLVFYHRAMRRKSQIELSLQAAAVSPVTIEP